CAAAAACCACAATGGAAATATAAACGGGAAAAGTTTAAGTATGTCATCAGTTCTTACATGATTTCTGTCCTTTCGCATCTCCTGCTACTGGGAAAGATATCAATCTATTATTTGATTCCTGGGTAACATTCTCCTTTCATTGACACGACGGCATGCGTCCTCATCTTCATCTGCAGGAGCAGCTGCAAATTGTAATAGATGTTAGAAAAAAACGTTCCTTTCAGGGCGGTTTATGTAATATTCATGTAcatagactccaaagacgtacaggtatgtaggttaattggctgggtaaatgttaataaataaattttaaaaaagaaaattattgtccctagtgggtgtaggatagtgttaatgtgcggggatcgctgggcggcacggacttggagggccgaaaaggcctgtttccggctgtatatatatgatatgatatgatatgtgatgTGCTTTAGAACGAATGAGCATTTAGTTCTATCTCTTCAACAATACATGTAACTTGGAAGTGGTGACCTCATACCATGGGATATGCAATTGTGCTTTATAATTTGTATTATGCGCTTTATATTTGTGCTTTATAACATCCACCCCCTCTCTGACCTGGCCTATCCCAGGCTCGGACCACCGAAACTGGTGCCACCGACCATCACTGCCTCCCCAAGACCACCGCCGTTGCTGCCGCCATTCTCACCGTCTCCCTGGTTCATCCGCTGACCTGCACCTttactccagccccctccccgtgggcctccaccagcgactccACCGACACTCGCCTCTCCACCGCCCACTGGCAAGCCGGAGCCATCGCCTCACCTAAGTTCCCGGCTCAGCACCAGGCCTACTGCCTCCACACTGCGGACTCCAACACTACATGGCCTGACTCTCCTGGGTCCtgcgacaggtttggagggatatggaccaaacatggacagatgggactagtgtagatggggcagcgtgggcagcatgggcaagtggggctgaagggcttgtttctgtgcatgCACGGTATAACTGCATGAATCCAAGACCCTGTTTGTGTACTCAGAGAATCAACCCTCACAACACTCATTTAAGTGTCTGCGGTATCTGACTCTGGAAGCTTTCAGACCATCCATGTGAATTACTTTGTCCCAACAAAGGTGTTGTAAGTCCTTTTCAGTTTAAGTATAAATGGAGTTGTAGCAGAGTTTAGCTGCACAATTATGAAAGTATATGGAGTACATTAAGGGGCTTAGAACATATTCTTGCAAGGCACTGGAGTGGAGAATTAGTGGggaggatgttttgttgcctatcCTTCCTGAGCAGTCCAGAGTGAGGAGGTGAAGGATCCAGTTGCCGAGGAAGGCGCTGATTCCAGTCCAGTAGTTGGGGGATGAATTTGgatggaattatggtgttgaaggcagagctatgctCAACAATTAGTAATTCGATGTAGGTGTCTTTGTTATCTACATGTTGCAGTGAAGAGTGTAGGGCGAGGGAGATGGCATTGACCTGTTGCGGGTAGTTGCCGatttgcagtggatcaaggctgtgtGGGAGGCTGGAGCGAGTGTACGCCACCACCAACCTCTCAAAGTACTTCAAGATGCTGGATGTTGGATCCACCAGATGGGTGGTCACCAAGGCACACTACCTGGTGAATCACCTCTGTGCTCTTTCCAGCACAGCCACAACATCGTCACACGTTCCATTTCACTCTTTGTACcactcgcctatccatgttctccagagatgttgcctcatcctgctgagtcactccagcactttgtatatatttttgtaaaccagcacctacggttccttgtttctaaggtTATTTAGCCAATGGTCTGTTTATAAAATCAAATCTCTCTCTTTAAATGAAGCCAATCAGTAGAACTATGTCCACAATAAAATTATTGGAGCGAAAAGCAGTTTATTGAAATATTTCATGTTTACAATTTTTCATTGTGGCATCTTTGCATGATTATTATCAGGATAGTGATCCCTGTGACAGGTGCATTGAAAGCGTGCTTATGGAATTAATAAAGAGGCAGAGCACTAAGCAGAATAAACACTTCTTTGCAGATTGGATGGAAATTATCTTTCATTGGCCGTATggtgaaataattttttttttctattgccaTAAACTGTCAGATAAACAATatcgaaacacaaggaactgcagtagctggaatcttgattaaaacacaaagtgctggagtaactcagcaggtcaggcagcatctgtggaggaaatggatagcgaTTGATTTGGGAGGCGACTTTCCTGACCCAAtgtcatgagttactccagcactttgtgtttgctcaagataccagcatgtgcaattccttgtgtccccattacctatttttaattaattttagaaAGCTGGTTAATGAAATGAAACACTTATATTGGAGGTACAATCATGTTTCCAGAATTAAAATCATTTTACAGTGAAGTTGTAGCAAAAAGAACATTTCACAATTTCAGCAAATGAAGTCCTTTATTTCCTTTACTCTGTATTTGCCAATAAATCTTCAATTAATATCTTTAGCCAAGGAGCTGTCCTCTCCACACAGATTGACATTTTATTGTATCTTGGATTAATCCTTGCTCTGAAACAGAAAGGGGACATTTTATATCTTTTTGATAACTTGACATTTTACGTTTACATTGCCATGGGCTTATTTAAGAACTGTGGGATTAGCCTTCTGTAAGAATTCTCTTAATTGTCCTTTCTACCTTTGCAAATGATCTGCCCATATAAATGATCTGCCCATATAAATGGGTCGAgactcatctgaagaagggtcttgatccgaaacgtcacccatatcttctatcctgagatgctgcctgaccagctgagttactccagcatgttgtgatccCCATATAAATGCATTTACACAATTTCTCCAAATGATCAGCAAAACCACTATGGAAATATAAGTGACAAGTTTAAGTACATCATCAACTCTTACATGATTTCTGTTCTGAAGCAACGTTCACTCCTGGGAAAGATATCAATTTGTGTTATGCAATACCCGGGAATCTCGTTCTTACGATAGTAAGGACACCGACAGCGTGCAGCCTCATCTTCATCTACAGGAACAACTGCAAAATGAATTAAATGTTGTAAAAAACATTCTCTTAATGGTGGTTTAAACAGTATTTGTATACATGTGATGTGCCGTGAGAATGAATTATCATTTTGTTACAGTGCATGAAATGGAAGCAGAGACTTCATTATTGGGATCACAATGCATTTAATGTCTTTTTGTCCTTCAATTTTGATTCCTACGTTAAACTTTTGGATTAGTCACTGCAGTTGACCACAGTGCCGGCACAAATCAATCAGGTTAAAAAAAACAGTTTGTTTGAAATAGCCTGAGATAGTAGCAAGCACTATAAGATGGCAAGTCCTTTCTTCTTCAATTTTTAACTTTACCTTTCGATAAACCTAAGGATATCAATTTGTGCTTTATTACAATTTACAGTGTAGGCTTTACACAGCTGTTTTATGTACAGCATGAAATAATTTAAATGACAAGATTATCTGATTTTTAAATATCTTGCTTGAGCATAAATTTTGTTCAGGACACAAagacaaatcttttttttaaatgagtgacATACAACCTTTTATATGTGCCTGAGAAGACTTTGTTTAATGTCTCATCCTGAAAACAACATGTCCAATTGTCCTTTACTCTAGTAGTTGCTGTGGAAGAGTCAGCCGGGGACAggctggggcaggcagcatcttaggagaacatggataagtgacatttcagggtcaGGACCTATCTTCAGGTCAagaacctaaaatgtcacctatccatgttctccagagatgttgcctcatcctgctgagttactccagcactttgtatatatttttgtaaaccagcacctgcagttccttgtttctaaggtTATTTAGCCAATGGTCTGTTTATAAAATGAAATCTCTCTCTTTAAATGAAGCCAATCAGCTAAATGAATTAGTACTGGCTTCCCGCAGGGGTATCCATTCAGTTTATTCCCCCCATCTCTCACACCGATCAATTACTTTCCCTCAAGTGCTGATCTATCCGACTATTTAATATTCTGATTGGCTCTTCTTTCACCAGTCTCGTGGACATTCAATCCCAGTACAGTATCAATTCCATATATAAAATAATCATTGCATCTGTCACTTATTTGCCGTCTCCCTGGATCTTGAAATAACTGCTAATGTGCAGCACTCAAGTCAAAGTC
This region of Rhinoraja longicauda isolate Sanriku21f chromosome 1, sRhiLon1.1, whole genome shotgun sequence genomic DNA includes:
- the LOC144600502 gene encoding C-X-C motif chemokine 13-like, producing MNCGATVTILLLFGHCAALSQVVPVDEDEAARCRCPYYRKNEIPGYCITQIDIFPRSERCFRTEIIARINPRYNKMSICVERTAPWLKILIEDLLANTE